Within the Phaseolus vulgaris cultivar G19833 chromosome 9, P. vulgaris v2.0, whole genome shotgun sequence genome, the region GAGTTGAAggttctagatgagtctggcaAGCTTGATGAGAAGGTTGACTTTCTTATTACTGAAGAACCATTATCTGAGGCCCCATCGCCACCTCTCTCTGGAGAGGATGATGTGCCCAATAGTGGCCTACCTGATGAAATGGCAATTGTTGTCCGCAAAATGAAAGAATCCATAGCTGTGAAGGACCGCTTACATAAAGTGCGCAGGTTCACTAACTGTTTTCTTGGCTCAGAAGCTATCGACTTCTTATCAGAAGATCAATATTTGGAAAGGCCAGAGGTAAGCTTGGTCTTAAGCCTGATGCGTGGGTCTATTGCCCGTACACAACCCATCTATGACTCTTCATATTGTATGCAGTTATTTATTGCATAGTATTTAATCTTGCTATATTTTCAATCACATACTCAAACAAATCGTTCACCGAATTGCTAGCTTCATACTGTCATTGCTATCTTCTAATTCTTCTCCGGTGGTATAGGCTGTTGAGTTTGCACGAAAGCTTGCCGACAAACACTTCTTTCGACACGTTACTGAGTTAGTCCAGTACTCTATTTGATGTTTCCACTttccaatgttttaactatgtTTTGTCAGTTAGCAAATTTGATAATCCTTCATGGGTTTCAATGGTTTTTGTTTTGCTTTAGTGAAAATCTATTTGAGGATGGAAACCATCTGTATCGGTTTTTGGATGATGACCCCATTGTGGTGTCACAATGTCACAACATTCCTAGAGGCATAAGTACCTTGAAGCCCAAGCCTTTAGCGGAAATTGCGTCAAGACTAAGGTTTCTGTCCCGTGCAATATTTGAAGCCTATGCTTATGAAGATGGACGTCGTGTTGATTATACAAGTATTCATGCGAGTGAAGAGTTCGCGAGGTTTATTTGACGTTTTCTGTCTTTTGCCTTGCGTGGTAGAACTGACATTTGCCCTTCAATGTTGATAATGCATTGATTGATTTTACAATTATCGTTTTAGGTATCTGAGAATCGTGGAAGAGCTCCAGAGAGTGGAAATATCGGATTCTTCTAGAGAAGAGAAGCTTGCGTTCTTTATTAATCTTTATAATATGATGGCAATCCatgcaatcttagtgttgggcCATCCAGATGGAGCTCTGGAAAGAAGGAAATTATTTGGAGAGTTCAAATATGTTATTGGCGGGTCCACGTACTCACTTTCAGCTATTCAAAATGGCATTTTGCGGGGAAACCAACGGCCACCATATAACCTTAAGAAGCCATTTGGGGCAAAAGATAAACGCTCGACGGTAAGCTTTAATACCTGTATTAGTAAGTTACTgataacaatttaaatatttattttgctattaataaattattttttagttatatgTTAAGACTATTGTGCTGTTTGGTACATATGCTTTCACCGTGAAATTACTAGAATAAAATGCTTACTTAGTTGGTGAAATTTGTCAGGTGGCACTTCCTTACCCTGAGCCTCTTATTCATTTTGCTTTGGTATATGGTACCCGATCTGGGCCTGCACTTCGCTGCTACTCTCCTGGAAAGATTGATGAAGAGTTATTGGACGCAGCCcgtaattttttaagaaatggAGGCGTTGTAATTGATTCGAGTGCGAAGGCTGTAAATGCTAGTAAGATCCTCAAATGGTACGTTCTTTCAACCGAGGGTTTTGAATATCATTGATGTGATTTTTGGTAAATTTAAGCAAAGACTGCTCATCGAATATTTTGTATGTACACTACATATTTTCTCTTGGGGAAAAAGCAAATCTTTCAAACTCCTTAGCTCAATGGTACGAAAAAAAGGTATTTTAAGCTTTAATTTTGTTAGTTGGGCTAGCGGCTAATTTCACATGTACTTATAAAATGCATGAAGGATCTGGCAGAAATGCAAACGAACTATATAATGGTGAAAATCCATTCTGatgtttaatattattttgtatgtaGAAATTAAATATGTGCACGCGTTTACATATTTAACTTCTAaatcaatgaaaaaaatatgatagTGAACAGTGCTAAAATTAGTTGCTTATTTTGGTGATATTCAAATCTGAAAATAGTTGGTCCTTGTTCATTCTCAGGTACAGTATAGATTTTGGCAAGAACGAGGTAGAGGTGATAAAGCATGTTTCAAACTACTTAGATCCAGCTGAGTCTGAAGTATTGTTGGACCTACTTGCTACTTCCGAGTTGAAGGTGACATATCAGCATTATGACTGGGGTTTGAACTGCTAGCATAGGCTACCAAAGTTCTGTAAATATGCCCGCATATATTTATACTGATTTCCCCTCATACAAATTGCCACCAAAGTATTCAATGTCGCATGTCAACTTTTTCTGCCCATTTCACTCGTCTATGTACACGAGGAAGACGAAATTGTGTTTACCTCCTGAATTCCTGTTCTATATGCACTGTCTTTCTAAAATTACTTGTGCTCTTTAATGTTTTATGCATGCAATTTATAATGGTTCTTACCACGTATAATCCGCGTGAACTGAAGAGCTCGAACTCGTAATGTTTCTCAGGTGGCTATTTCTTTAATGTTTGAAAATTAATGAGATGAAGCTGATGCTTAATGAGCGATTCCCAAACCGGTCCTTAGAGATTGAGTCTCGTGAGCGTGTAGTTTCTTAAATAGTGATAAAAACTAAAGAGGTGATATTATCTGGAGATTAGATTGATATATGTAGATCTATTTACGAACTCCAAAAAATGGAAAATTTGACTTTGGAATGGAAATTACCATATTTTATCTAATTTATTATTCTTTGTCAACCTCTTTATAACCAAGGGTTTGAAAACAGGAAATACCTAAACAAAGGACTCAACTAGTAAGAGCGTTGTTTCCCTGTCCTTATACCCTCTTCTCATTATCTAGAAAGTGGAATAGAAGAACTCAGTAATGAATTGTTGTAGTTAAAAATTCTAAACCCTAATCAtgcatttgaatttttttttattatgtaatcgggaagctaattacaaatttgaaaaaaaaaattggattatgtaatccaaaatatttttgaaaatatgaaaatttatgaaGGTGAAAAAAAGAATATATGGAGTTATTGGAAATTTTTCATCTTCCTAATAATACAAACTTTACTTTCTTTCTCCAtgctctcttctcttctctatGCAATCTTTGTCCTC harbors:
- the LOC137820029 gene encoding uncharacterized protein, producing MEHLQSEETTGVNSQAVENLRVGDLVTDQEKQSKEAEAQNIGHDGPEFDDISDAADVRSKRNDESRDLQSRTQLENLETKSETEIITDRQEDSGDKTSAGGDLESRNQETNLDGNSGQTDLANEVDDRESTQVFDKSDEIPSEDPNLEPVFDGTEVPGMEANRSMSGRRYDADQDSPGVVEKAVALKNFVKEKSAVAVSTMMRRLSGKRDEGAVDNVDDEGKDVSDIRKVGENKVASEKAAEKFDWNPLNYIKKSSDAGVENKTEQIDSIVMKGRIILYTKLGCQESNEIRLFLRLKRLRYVEINIDVFPSRKKELERISGSTSVPKVFFNEILIGGSSELKVLDESGKLDEKVDFLITEEPLSEAPSPPLSGEDDVPNSGLPDEMAIVVRKMKESIAVKDRLHKVRRFTNCFLGSEAIDFLSEDQYLERPEAVEFARKLADKHFFRHVTDENLFEDGNHLYRFLDDDPIVVSQCHNIPRGISTLKPKPLAEIASRLRFLSRAIFEAYAYEDGRRVDYTSIHASEEFARYLRIVEELQRVEISDSSREEKLAFFINLYNMMAIHAILVLGHPDGALERRKLFGEFKYVIGGSTYSLSAIQNGILRGNQRPPYNLKKPFGAKDKRSTVALPYPEPLIHFALVYGTRSGPALRCYSPGKIDEELLDAARNFLRNGGVVIDSSAKAVNASKILKWYSIDFGKNEVEVIKHVSNYLDPAESEVLLDLLATSELKVTYQHYDWGLNC